GCCACACAAGCTAGGATTTCTGTGTTACAAACCAAGAGAACAACCAGTAATATATCAAAGTAATAGCAAAATCTTACAATTTCTCCCCCGTGATCATTTATAATCATAATATAAAGGGACTTTAAGAAGTTTAGAAATACACATAAtacataaaagaaaataaaagtttgggttaataataataattgatattttattcttccctgtggggaaattgatTTCACGCTTCCCCCAACTTGGTCCATGTAGAGTGAGCTGgccgcgaagggcagccacctgttgcggtgcccagggagctggaggttaagggccttgcataAGGACCAGCAGATGTGCCGAGGCTGAGTTCGAGGTCTGTTATACTGAGCTACTTGGGCCTGCCCGTGATCTCTTCATAGGGGTTCTGTCCAATTTCCTTATGTGTTGCATGGATGCTACTGAACACAATAGGCAGATCCTCTGGCCAGGGGAGTCCCTCCTGATGTAATTTTGATAAGCATTCCTTGATCACTTAATTCATGCTTTCTATTTGTCCTAATGCTTGTGGTCTGTAGGCATAGTGTAGTGACCATTGTTTAAtttgcacacacacagcgtCCATCTGCTTTTTGAGGTACCACCTCTAGCAGATGCTAATTTCCCTGTGGCTCAGCAACATTGAGCAGTGCTTCTTTCTTCTCTGTGCTGAGCTGTTAATCTGTTGTCCAAGTCATCATCACTGCTTTGATCTGAGTTTTTGCCTGCACTCGTGAACCCATTGTCCGGGTTTATGGCAATACCGACACTTTCCCACGCATGGTTTATATCGGGCATGTTTCCAACTTTCATCCCTGgaatttttaatttcttttggaAATTTCTGAGTATACAAAACTCCGAGTTTTGCATCTTGATTACATTCATGTAAGAGGTAATTTTGGCCCAGTTTACTTCTGCAGGTTTTACTCCATACAGAAATGCCCTCATATCATCCCATCCTGCTTCAGTCTCAATGCTGTTAGTGAGTTTCCATTGGTCTGTGTGCTGAAAAAGCTGTGTGCAGCAACATCTATTGCATCACAGAATATTGTCTGGAAACCAAGTCCTTCCTCCCAAAGAGAGTGCCTCTGGTCTGGTTCATTGCTTAAGGGTGAGACCACGGAATCTAACCAAGGGTAAAAATATTCGCGGTGGTGGGACATAAACACCGAATATGGGGTCAGGGTCTGGTGAGTGAGCTTATCTACAATTTACAGAATGATTTGGTCcaaagttttgtattttgaaaGATCACTCATGATACGATATCAAAGCCAGGCAAAAAGGCTCAGAGAGCCACTTCTGGAGTGTCTGCATTCTCTGTATAGGGAAGAACTGTATAAAATCTTTGAGGCATGCTTCTCTTTCCAATGGCCGTTGGGATGGACCACTTGCACGCTACTCATCTTCCATTGTATCATCACGGGCCAGGCAGGATTTCCCATGCATTTTGTAATTGAGTGAGACTCCCTCAGTGTGACATGCACACCATTTGCAGGCACATCCTTCCCTGTGATTTAACCCGTACCCCTGGCATGTCTACCTGCACACTCCAGACAGAATCTGTTGACTGTCCTTTAACACGGGGAAGATGAGGACAAAACATGCGGCTAGGACAGTGAGGACTACTATGACCTCTAAATTTCCCCAAAAAGTAGCTATTATACCTATTCAGTGGAATAATATTGGTCAGTTTTACTGTCTTTCCCTCACTATTCTAATTGCAATGATCAGTCTGCAGTCGATGCCTGTTTTTAAAGGCAAATTATGTATCCTCACCACTTCAAATGAAGTCCTCTATAACCTTGGCATCTAGCAGTTAAGGTCTTGCTGCATTTAATGTCCTTCATCACAGAAAGCGTTCCCTTTTGTCTGCAGCTCTGAAGTCTGTATCACCAACACAGTGTGCGGTTACACTCTACAGTCTAGCCATGCGTGGACTTTGCGTAAAATGTGACCTTTTATTGAAATGTTAAATAGGCAGCCTAACGTTTGGATTATTTGTGGTTTTATGGAAATAAGCTGAATCCTTTTCCCATCTTAATCTCAATGGGGTTGACCTCTGCCACAGCCCACATACTTTGGGGTCtgggatttttttaaacataaaagCAGCAACAAACCATTTTAATTTTTGATTGAGCAGCTGTTTAAATAAAAGTATAGTTACTTAAATAAAAGGAAGTAACTGTGGCTGAATTATTAATACCTATGATGGACTTGCATCCTTTCCAGGAggttccccagccttgtgccctgtggtaCCTGGGTTAGACTCCAGGCTTCAAACGCCTTGACCTAGATCAGCGATTAGAAGatgggtgaatggttgttggagatctgtgttatgttaccttacattttaaaatgtgtccTCTTCATTTTACCTTACAATGTGTGTGAATTGTTTATTGTGGACtcgaaaaggggaaaaaaaaaactctattgTGATGGTGACTCTGTAGCCCTGCTCTCCTGAGCACTTCTGTATGTCCGTGCGAATCGTGAGTCCTGTCCTTTGTGACAGTGTTTTTTTGTTGCTAAGTGACCTCCAGTCGAGCAGGTGAGCTATTGGGATTTTCTGCATGCTGTGAATAAGTCTTGACATTTCTGTAAACCCAGAGTGCTGAAAAAAAAGTAAAGCTTTTTCACTCTCTCCTTGTCTAAGTTAAATATTggatgcccatccatctttccagttggcaccgatattttattatttctttcttttttgtcaAATTGTGCTGATTTTGCTCCCCATTCCTCCTCTTTGTGTTTATATGGACGTGAAGCGGGGCTTCACAAAAGACTGATTGCTCGGCCGCAGTCTTGTGTTAGATTGGACATCGCTGtgtagtacattttaaaagcttGCGCTCAAAGCAAAGTGCCAGGTGTGTATGATGTTTATGCTCTGTTTGAAGTGTGCTGTACTTTTAGTAATTCTTAGAGCTGTGAAAAATATGGTTTGCTAACTGTTAAATTTCTGACCCTTTTTAAGCTCTGGCAGTTTTTGACAAAAAAAGGCGGAGGGTTAAAGATGTTTAATAGTTTTTGAAAGTTGAGGGCCACTTACACATTTTTCTCCCCAAAAAACTCCAGTCTCCACCTCTGGTGCAAACATATGTGGTCATTTAATTGTCAGGCTCTGTATATAGTTATGTTATTTGGGAACAGGTTAAAAAagatttaattttctttttaatttgcaTCATAGGTACAAACTATTAGACCACTCAAAGAAGCGCTGATCATCATTTTAGAAGtatcatcattatttttttaaattttactgaCTACATAGAGTACAGTATGAGTCTTAAAAATATAAAAGGGATGCCTGTCTAAGACAGGAGCTTTGAACACTCATGTTTCATATTTTTAAACCAGAATATTGGCGTTTAGTTCCATTATACACAAAAACTGTTCATGTTTATGGCTTCATTAAAGGTAACGTCTGTGATAAATGTATAGTTTCTCTCCCTCATTTTTATTGCCTTTGACTTTTTGTTAATTAACGCTTTCATCGCAGCAAGAATTTGGGACACTAATGAATAGAAATCTGGAAGTGACTGGGGGTTCCCGCTTTTATTGTAAATGTCACAAATGTAGGAAGGTTGTCTCAATAAGTTAAGCATATGAATTTACAGGAAACGACAGGTATTCATACTGACATCATAAAAATACTGACAGTTTGCAGAGCGCGTACATTCCACTTTTCATAGACGTCTAAAACGAACTGAAGACATCTTAAACTGTACACATTTTATTTGGGACACAAAGTGTGGAGTTCTTTGTTCAAAGTGCATTTctgttaaatgtgttttaaTTTTCCTAATGATGAATACAACAAACATGACGCTGTTTTTGGGTGTAATTCCCCTACAATTATTACCCTCTGTCCACACAGAATCTGcatgtgttaatttaacacatcTGAAGTTCAGACGATTGTCCGGTACTCATGCTAACCTACATGATTCGTTTCCATGGCGACTGTGATCGGCATGCTTCTCGGCAAAGATGCTTTCCACACTGGCTGCTCAAGTTAAACCTCCGAGGCCCCGCTCCGGATGGGAAGCTGCAGGTCTTGGGTGTGGTCGCAGAGCCGGTAGAGAATTGACCAGCTGGCCTTCCGCTTGACAAACAGCCGCAGCTTGTCCCTGAAGGTCTCCCCCAGAAAGCTGTAGATGATGGGGTTTAGGCAGCTGTTGGAGAAAGCGGCCAGGTTGACAATGTGGCCCGTCAGCGGGTAGTCATGCCACAGCGTGGTGCCGCTGCGTTGAAGGGGGTTTGCTGTGCCCTGCAGCAGCTGGATACTGATGAAGACATTCTCAGGTAACCAGCAGATGAAGAACACCAAGACCACCACCACGATCATGCGCAGAGCCTTTTGTCTCCGGGGCCAGAGGCCTCGGTGCTTCTGTGCACGCATGAGGATGCGGACGATAAGTGAGTAGCATAGGCCAATGACAGAGAACGGCACCAGGAAGCCGATGGTGACCTCCAGCCACTGGATCTCAAAGACGTTCGCGAAGCAGAAATTCACCTCGCCCCGGTGCTGGGTCTGCACGATGGTGAAAGGCAAGAGTGTGGCCAGAATGGAGGCCCCCCAGATGAGGCTGCAGCTGAGCTTCGCATGCTCCATGGTCCGTAGCGGGCTGCTGCTCACTGTGCTAGCCAGGGCCACGTAGCGGTCAAAGCTCATCCACGTAAGGAAGAAGATGCTGCTGTACATGTTGACCTGCAGGAAGAGGGACATGAAAGTGCAAAGGATGGCGATGTCGTAGTAGCTCTCATTCAGGTTGAAGACCTCGATCAGGGAGTCGGCCACCAGGATGAGGTCCGCTATAGCCAGGTTGACGAAATACAGATCTGGAATGGTCATCTTGTCTCGGTGGTTGAGATTGACTACCAGGATGAGGATGTTCCCAATGAAGCCGATGGGGAACAGGAAGATGGTGTAGAGGCAGGACAGAAAGAGGCTTATGATATAGAACTGGTAGGTGTCTTTGTCACCTGTCAAGATTGCTGTGCTGCAGTTGGATGAAATGTTTAGCTGCTTGGTGTCATTTTCATAAAATATCATTAAAGGTGGTGTGCGTGTTTCCatattgggttttttttttcttgacaaCATAGGTCATTTAGTCGGAAGCTTCCATGATTATTTCTTGAATTTTTATAAATCCTCAGTTGTTTTTGTCGATGGGCCCCTCATGCCGGTAACGCTGGCATATTGGCCGCAGTCTTTCATTTCATGTACTGCATAGGTCCCATTTGAATAATATGGCTTAACTGTTAGTACTTGGACAGGCCACTTTGTAGAGAAGCAGTTCCATAGTTCGATCACTCTTGGTTATTCTTGCTATCGCTTAAGACCCTCTCAGCCTGCTGGACTGACTTGATCCATGGTGCAAAGCTTCAGGTGGTGTCCTCAGAGCTTGTGCTGTACATTTGCATCCTGGGTGTGAGGTAGCCAAATTCCAAACGTTGCTTAATCCCTCGAGTACATTTCTCTGTTGGTGCATCACATGAGGGCCTTTTGACCAAAATACAACACTTGATCTGGTGAAAAGGGGAGAAAATACGGGTAGATTTATTGGACCATTTCCTGCCTGTTCaccttcatttatttattttgagctgaaCGATCATGAACTGAAGTCTGACCAGCAAtgaatgtgtttttgtttttgtttttaatggctcATCATTCCAAATCTTTATAGCACATTAGAAAAGAGCATCCCTCAGACTACTGGATGATCGATAACCAACTGATGTTGAGCTTGTCTTAAATTATAATTGCAATATACGCTACATAAAACAGCGGTTATATGATTGCAGTGGCTTTTGCCCTAGATTCTGTGCCAAGCTCTAATTATTAGTGAACATTTACTGTGGTGAAGTTAATCGCGTTTTTAAGGGTAGATCCATTTTTACGTTGGCTTTGATTTAGCCTCCCAGTCAGACACCTTTTAAAATTCAAGCTAGACGCATTAAGTAGATGCATTGAAGCAGCTTAAACAATTCTAATGTGCCTCTTGTGTAAGATGTTCTGGTGTAAGTATTGTTGTTAATGATAATGGAAATAATTAGAAAACATTGACTGTCTAATGGGCAAAATTTTCCTTCATGGGCAGCATAAACAGACCCAAAAACTTTCGATTGGACCcggctgttttttttatttacaagcACCAATATCCTCTTACAATATCTGACTAACATAAACATGTCAAGTAGTATTGAAAATCCTCTTTGGATATAGTTTTTGCTAGTTGCATTTCATTTGATTCAATTAAACCAGATATTTGCTATCGATATTTGCAGATATTTGCTATTTGTATGTGGTAATACATTTCAGCTGATatatgaaagttt
The sequence above is a segment of the Brienomyrus brachyistius isolate T26 chromosome 5, BBRACH_0.4, whole genome shotgun sequence genome. Coding sequences within it:
- the LOC125741951 gene encoding G-protein coupled estrogen receptor 1-like, which encodes MLSRKKKPNMETRTPPLMIFYENDTKQLNISSNCSTAILTGDKDTYQFYIISLFLSCLYTIFLFPIGFIGNILILVVNLNHRDKMTIPDLYFVNLAIADLILVADSLIEVFNLNESYYDIAILCTFMSLFLQVNMYSSIFFLTWMSFDRYVALASTVSSSPLRTMEHAKLSCSLIWGASILATLLPFTIVQTQHRGEVNFCFANVFEIQWLEVTIGFLVPFSVIGLCYSLIVRILMRAQKHRGLWPRRQKALRMIVVVVLVFFICWLPENVFISIQLLQGTANPLQRSGTTLWHDYPLTGHIVNLAAFSNSCLNPIIYSFLGETFRDKLRLFVKRKASWSILYRLCDHTQDLQLPIRSGASEV